The Haloplanus sp. GDY1 genomic sequence GCGCGAACACCGCGGCTTCGAGAACGAGGTGGCGGTGCAGGCGTCGGTGTTCACCCGCGAGGCCACCGAGGCGGTCGTCCGGCCGGCCTTCGAGGCGGCCAGCGAGCGCGCGGGCCACCTGACGAACGTCACCAAGTCGAACGCGCAGGCCCACGGGATGGTGTTCTGGGACGACGTCGTCGCGGAGGTGAGCGAGGAGTACCCCGACGTGGCGGTCGAACGGTTGCTGGTCGACGCCGCGAGCATGGACCTGATCCGCCGCCCCGACGAGTTCGACGTGGTGGTCGCCTCCAACCTCTTCGGCGACATCCTCACCGACATCGGCGGCGGCATCTCCGGATCGCTCGGCCTCGCGCCGTCGGCGAACATCGACCCCGAGGGCACCTACCCCTCGATGTTCGAACCCGTCCACGGCAGCGCCTTCGACATCATGGGGGAGGGGATCGCCAACCCGCTGGGGACCGTCCTGTCGGTCGAACTCCTGTTCGACCACCTCGGGGAGGAGGCTATCGCGGAAGCGCTCCACGGCGCGGTCGCCGACCAGTTGGCCGACCCGTCGGCCCCGCGGACGGCCGACATCGGGGGATCGGCGACGACGGTCGAAGTCGTCGACGACCTGGCCGCGCGCCTGGTCGAGTGAGGCGTCACAGCCGCCCGCTGCCCACGTACGCCAGCGCCAGACTCCCGGCGAGGATCAGGGCGCCGAACGCGGGGTCGGGGAGCCGACCCAGCGCGTCGCCGACGACGCCGACGGCGACGAGCGACAGGGCGGCGGCGGTCGGCAGCGGATGAGCGCGCAGTTCCCGAGCGAACGCCCGGAGCGACCAGTAGCCAACCTCGACGACCGAGCCGAGGGAGCGGTCGCCGTCCGGGTTCGCGGCCGGGTCGAAGGCGTCGAACGCGTCGCGGTCGACGGTGATCGTCTCGCCGCCGTGGACGCGGTGACCGTCGGCGTCGGCGACCCGGAGCAGGGTCACCGTCCCCCCGGTCACGCCGACGACGCGGTAGGTCCCGGGCGGATGGGCGGTGCCGGCGAGTGACACGTGATCGTAGACGGCGGGCGCGGGCATCGTCGTCCGATAGGGCGGCCGGATCCCTAAAACGGGCGCCCCCCCGAACGCCGATTCGAGCCATCAGGAGGACTATACGCCTCGTCCGAGAACGTGTCGGACGCATGGAACTATCCGAGTTCACGCGCTCCAACGCCCCCACGGAGGGTGGCGAGGGGTTCCGGACGGAGAACAACCGCCTGCTGAGCGTGCCGGTCGACGGGACGGTGACGATCAAGGCCGGGTCGATGATCGCCTACACCGGCGAGATGACCTTCACGGGCAAGTCCTCCGCCGAGGGCGGCCTCACGGGGTTCGTCAAGGACGCCGTCACGAGCGAGGGGACGCCGGTCATGGAGGCGGAGGGGAGCGGTCGCCTCTACGTCGCCGACCAGGGCAAGAAGGTCCGGATCCTCGACCTCGACGCCGACGAGTCGATTTCGGTCAACGGCACCGACGTCCTCGCGTTCGAGTCGGACGTCGACTACGAGATCGACACCATCGGGGACATCTCCGAGGTGGCGGCCGGCGGCCTGACGAACGTCTACCTCACCGGCCCCGGGCAGGTCGCCCTCTCGACGCACGGCGACCCGGTGGTGATGACGCCGCCGGTCGTCACCGATCCGGACGCGACCGTCGCGTGGAGTACCGACCTCTCGCCGTCGTTCGCGACGAACAAGGCGTTCGAGATCGGGCAGACCTCGGGCGAGGGGATCCAGATGCAGTTCACCGGGTCGACGGGGTTCGTCGTCGTCCAGCCCTACGAGGAGGGGGGCCAGCACCCCTAGTCCGGCCACGCGCCGTCGTCGAGCCCCCGTGGTATATCACGCGGCGGGGCGTACGCTCGGCCGACGATGGCCATTCCGACCTGGCTGTACGGCGACGGATCGCCGGACGACCGCCCCCCTGCCGACGACGCGCTCGACCCGTCGGCGCTGACGGACGCCACCGACGTGTTCGAGGTGCTCTCGGATCCGACGCGGGCGTCGATCCTCGCCGTCCTCCACGGCCGGTCGGCACCGATGTCGTACACGGCGCTCCGGGAGGCGGCAGGGGTCGAGGACAAGGGGCGGTTCAACTACCACCTCCGACGGTTGGACCGCCTCGTGCGGACCGCCGACGGGGCCTACGCCCTGACGGCGCGGGGGGAGCGCGTCGTGGGGAGCCTCCTCGCCGACGGGGCGCTCCTCGACGCGGAGAACTCGCGTTCTCCGAGGGTTTAGGCCGGGGCCGACCGTCGAGTCGGCCGTGAGGATGCTGGGTTCGATCAACCACGGGATGGAGAACGGATGACGGCCGACGCCGCCGACTCGCCGCGGTCCCCGGCGGCGTCGGAGGGGTCCGCCGTGCGCTTCTCGGCCGAGGGCGTCCGCGACGGGTTCGTCGAGTGCGTGCCGGTCGCGTTCGGCGTCGCCGGGTACGGCATCGTCTTCGGCATGCTGGCCCGGCGGGCCGGGCTGCGCGTCGCCGAAGCGGCGCTCATGAGCGCGACGGTCCTCGCCGGCGCGGCGCAGTTGCTCGCAATCGAACTCTGGGAGACGCCGCTCCCGGTCGTGGCGGTCATCGGCACGACCCTCGTCGTCAACCTCCGGTACGTGCTGATGGGGGCGGCGCTCCGGCCGTGGTTCGAGGGCCTCTCGCCCGCGAAGGCCTACGGGAGCGTCTTCTTCATCGCGGACGAGAACTGGGCGCTCACGATGGGGGAACTCACGTCGGGGAGCCGGCAGGGCGCGTACCTCCTCGGCAGCGGCCTCGCCGTCTGGGCGGCCTGGGTGCTCGCCACCGTCGTCGGCGCCGTCGCCGGCGGCCTGATCGGCGATCCGGCGCGGTACGGCCTCGATTTCGTCCTCACGGCGGTCTTCCTCGCCATCGCCGTCGGCCTCTGGGAGGGGCGGTCGACCCTGCTGCCGTGGCTGACCGCCCTCGTCGTCGCCGTCCTGTCCGCGCGGTACCTCCCCGGCCGGTGGTACATCCTCCTGGGCGGCGTCGCCGGGTGTCTCGTGGGGGTGGCTCGCGTTGGCGAGTGACCCCCTGGCGAGCCCACAGCTTCACTCACTACGTCCGCTCGGTCACGGACTCGCCGACGTCCCGTTCGCTCCGGTCACGGGATTGTCGCTCGATCCGGTCGTCGTCGCGGTGGTGGTGGGGATGGCCGCCGTCACCTACGCGACGAAGGCGGGTGGGCTGTGGGTCCTCGGGCGCGTCGAGGTGCCGGAGCGGGTCGAGACGGGGCTGGAACTGCTGCCCGGCGCGATCATCGTCTCGATCGTCGGGCCGGAACTGGTCGACGCCGGCCCGCCGGAGTGGGGCGCGGGCGCCGTCGTCGTGGCCGTGATGTGGCGCACCGGAAACGTCCTCCTCTCGCTGCTCGGCGGCGTCGGGGCGGTCCTCCTCCTCCGGACCGTGACGTGAGGCGGCGTCGGGGCGCCGAGCCCGAATCACCCCCGTCCCGTGCCCCTAAATACGGGTGTGGTGTAGGCACCGGCATGGCGATCCGAAGCCGGCGCACCGTCTACTATCTCGTGCTCGTCGTCGTCACGACGGCCCTCTTCACCGTCACCTACAACGTCGGGATGGCGGTGTGGGAGGGGCGCCCCCAGCCCCTGTATCGGTCCCTCGAAGTCGTCGTGCAGAGCTTCACCACGACCGGCTACGGCGAGGACGCCCCCTGGCGGACGCCACAGATGAACCTCCTCGCGATCACGATGCAACTGGCGGGGATCGGCCTCATCCTCACCGCCGTCGACGTGTTCGCGGTGCCGTGGCTCCGCGGGACGCTCGCGCCCACCGCGCCCGAGTCGGTGTCCGGGGTGTCGGATCACGTCGTCGTCTGCGAGCACACCCCCCGGACCGAGGCGTTCATCACGGAACTCGACGCCCGCGACCGGGCGTACGTCCTGGTCGAGGCCGACGAGGAGACGGCGGGCGACCTCCACGAGGCGGGCTACCGGGTCGTCCACGGCGACCCGGAGGCGACGGCGACCCTCGAGGGCGCGCGTCTCGACGCGGCGCGGGCGCTCGTCGCCGACGCGGCCGACGACACGAACGCGAGCATCGTCCTCTCGGCGCGGGAGACGGCCCCCGAGGTGCGCGTGATCACGCTCGTCGACGACGCGTCGCTCGCGCGCTACCACCGGGCGGCCGGCGCGGACGAGGTGCTCTCCCCCCGGCAGTTGCTGGGCCGGAGCCTGGCCGAGCGCGCCCCCACGCCCGTCACGACCGACGTGGACGACGGCATCCCCATCGGCGACGACTTCGAACTCGTCGAACTGACGGTCGCGTCGGAGAGCGACCTCGCCGGGCGGCCGTTCGGCGAGGTGCGATTGCGCGAGGGCTTCGGCGTCAACGTGATCGGCGCGTGGGTCGAGGGCGACTTCGAGACGCCCGTGTCGCCGTCGACGACCCTCGCGGCCGGCACGCGACTCCTCGTCACCGGCGAACCGGAGCGGGTGACGCGGCTGGCGGAGGCGACGGCGACGACCGTCCGCGAGTTCGGCCCCCGGCGGGTCGTCCTCGCGGGGTACGGCGACTCCGGGCGGGCGGCGGCCGAGGCGCTCGCGGGGTCCGGATCGGCCCTGACCGTCCTCGACGTCGAGGACGAACCGGCGGTCGACGTCGTCGGCGACGCCCGCGACCCGGACGTCCTCGCCGCGGCGGGGATCGAGGACGCCGCGGCGCTGATCGTCACCGTCGGCGACGACACGACCGCCATCTTCGCGACGCTCATCGCCCGCGAGTCGAACCCGGACCTTCACATCGTCGTGCGGGCGAACGAGGAGGCGGACGTCCAGAAGCTCTACCGGGCGGGCGGCGACTACGTCCAGTCGCTCGCGACGGTCAGCGGGCGCATGCTGGCCTCGACGGTGTTCGAGGACGAGGAGGTGCTGGCCTACGACAAGCAGGTGAGCGTCGTCCGCCTCCCCGCCGGCGACCTGGCGGGGCGGACCCTCGCGGGGGCGGACGTGCGGGCGGTGACCGGCTGTACCGTCGTCGCCGTCGTCAGGGACGGGGAGACGATCACGGAGGTCGACCCCGCCTCGTTCACCGTCGCGCCCGACGACGAGGTGATCATCGCCGGCACCGACGAGGCGACCACGCGCTTCGAACGCGAGTTCGGTGGGTGACCCGTTGGGCGTGACCCGTTGGGCGCATCGAGCGACAGATTCAATGGAGAACGGCCCGCTTCGACCGATATGTCCAACGGGGGGCGCGTGTTGTACGTCGGCGGCGACGAGCGAACGGCCGTCGATCGTCTCGCGGACGCCGTCGAGGGGGCCGAGGTCCGCGAGGCGACGACGGCCGAGGGAGCGCTCGAACGGGTCGCGGAGGGATCGGTCGACTGCGTCGTGTCGGCGTATCGGCTCCCCGACGCCGACGGCCTCGACCTGCTCTCGCGGCTCCGGGAACGCGAGCCCGGCCTCCCCTTCGTCCTCCATCCCGCGGAGGGCTCCGAGCGGCTCGCGAGCGCGGCGGTCGGGGCGGACGCCACCGACTACGTGTCGGAGGCGACCGACGACGGGATCGTCGACGCCGTGACCGCCGCGCTCGACGGGACGGCGGGCGGGCGACGGGAGCGGGGGGCGGCACGCGTCGCCGACCTCGTCCGGACGATCCAGGCGCGTCTCGTCCGGGCGCGGACGACCGAGGAGATCGACCGCGGCGTCTGCGAGGCCATCGTCGACACGGAGCCCTACGCCTTCGCGTGGGTCGGCGAGTACGACCGCGACGACGGGCGGGTGGTGCCGCGGGCCTCGGCGGGCTTCGAGGCGGGGTATCTCGAAGCCATCGAGATCACGGCCGACGAGGGGTCGCTCGGCCAGGGGCCGACCGGGACGGCCGTCAGGGAGCGGACGCTCGAAACCGTCCAGAACATCCCGGCGGAGCCGACGTACGAACCCTGGCGGGCGGACGCCGTGGAGCGGACGTACCGATCCAGCGCCGCCGTGCCGCTCGTCCACGAGGATCGGCTCTACGGCGTGTTGAACGTCTACGCCGACCGAACGGGGGCGTTCGACGAGGCGGAGAACGACCTGTTGCGGGAGCTGGGAGCGACGATCGCACACGCGTTCCACCGGATCCGGATACAGGAGCAGTACGAGTCCCAGTACCGCGAACTGTTCGAGGAGGCGCCGGTGATGGTCGCGCTGACGGACGACGCGGACGGCGGCCCGATCGTCGAGGACTGCAACCGGCGGTTCGCCGCCAAACTCGGCTACTCGCGCGAGGAACTCCGCGGTCGGCCGCTGACCGACGTGTACACGGCGGAGGCGGCGGCGAAACTCGCCGACGGCGGGTACGAACGGGCGCTCGCCGGCGAGTTCGTCACCGCGGAACGGACGCTCCGCACGCGCGACGGCGTTCGGCTGGAGACGCTGTTGCAGGCGACGCCGCGGCGGGACTCGAACGGGGACATCGTCGGCACGCACGCGCTCTACGTCGACATGACCGAGCGCAGGCGGGCGAAGGAAGTGATCGACCGGGCGGAGGCGATGGAGGCGTCGATGGACGGGATGGCGATCCTCACCGAGGACGGCGAGTACCGCTACGCCAACCAGGCCCACGCGGACATCTACGGCTACGACGACCCCGAGGTCTTCCTCGGCAACACCTGGCGGATGAACTACGAGGCGGAGGAGATCGAGCGGTTCGAGTCGACCGTGTTGCCGCTGGTCGCCGACGGCGAGGAGTGGCGCGGCGAGGCCACGGGCGTGCGGGCCGACGGGAGTTCGTTCCCGCAGGAGCTCTCGCTGAGTCCGCTGGCCGACGGGCGGTACATCTGTGTCGTCCGCGACGCCACCGAGCGCCGGCGGTACGAGCGCCGGCTGGAACGCCAGCGCGACAACCTCGAAATCCTCAATCAGGTGGTCCGACACGACATCCGCAACGACCTGCAGGTCGTCCTGGGGTACGCGGAGTCGCTCCGAGAGGCCGTCGACGACGAGCGAAACGACCACGTCGAGCGGGTGGTCACGAGCGCCCGCGACGCCGTCGAGATCACCGAGACGGCCGGCGACGTTGCCGAGGTGATGCTCACGGCCGACACCGAGACGAAGCCGGTCGGGCTCAGATACGTCCTCAACGACCGGATCGGCGAGGTCAGATCGGCCTACCAGGACGCGGTCCTGACGACCGACGGCGCGATTCCCGACGTCGAGGTCCGCGCCGACGACATGCTGGGGTCGGTGTTCCGGAACCTGCTCACCAACGCCATCGAGCACAACGACGAACCGGTGCCCGAGGTGACCGTCTCCGCGAGCGTCGACGACGCGGTGACCGTCCGCGTGGCCGACAACGGCCCCGGCATCCGCGACGAGCGAAAGGGGGCCATCTTCGAGGAGGGGGAGAAGGACCTCGACAGCGAGGGGACGGGACTGGGGCTGTATCTGGTCGCGACGCTCGTCGACCGGTACGACGGCGACATCCGGGTCGCGGACAACGACCCGAAGGGGACCGTCTTCACCGTCGAGTTGCCTGTCGCCGAGTGACGGGCGGGATTTTTCCGCGACGGGTGCGAACCGACGCCGGTGAGACGCCGTCGACTGCTCGCCGCGCTGGCCGGGGCGCTCCCGGTCGCCGGCTGTACGGGCGGGCCGGGCGATCCGATCACCAGCCTCGCCGTCAACCGGGACGACACGGACCACCGCGTGACCGTCTGGATCGCCCGCGACGACCGCCTCGTCGTGGCGAACGCGGTGACCGTGGCGGCCGGCGACGTTGCCGAAGTGGGGGAGGCGCCGTGGCGGCGCGGCCGCTACCGGGTGACGGTGCGCGTCGACGGCGAGGCCCGGATCGCCAGGGAGTTCCGGGCCACGGAGCCGTTCAACCAGCTCGACGCCGTCGTCGCCGCCGACGGGACGGTCGCGCTGAACCGGGGGCTGGCGGCCTAGGGCGCCCGCTCGCCGGCGGGAACCGTCGTCTCCAGCCAGTTCTCCTCGGGCGGGAGCGGACAGGAGAAGGCGTCGCTGAACGCACAGAACGGCGTGTACGCCAGGTTGAAATCGAGCGGCACCCGATCGCCGTCGGTCAGGTCCCGGTCGGGGGCGAGTTCCATGTAGCGGCCACCGCGGTACGTCTGCTGACCGGTCGTCTTGTCCCGGAAGGGGACGAACAGCTCGTCGCCGGCGGCGCTCTCCTGCCGGTAGGCGTGCAGGGTGTGGGTGTCGCCGTCCAGGTCGAACGTCAGGGTGGCGACCCGCAGGTAGCGGACGGTGCGGTCGTCGCTCGTCTCCATGTCGACTGGCTCGGGGTCGTCGTGGACCGTCACCGTCGCCTCGACGCGGTAGTCGGGGG encodes the following:
- a CDS encoding isocitrate/isopropylmalate dehydrogenase family protein — translated: MSYDIAVIPGDGIGTEVVEAVEPLLVDTAATRGVEVATTWFDWGSERYLSAGAMMPEDALDRLAAFDAILLGAVGHPEVPDHVTLRGLRLPITKGFDQHVCKRPTYLFEGVDSPLRGYEGGDIDFVVYRQNTEGEYADVGGREHRGFENEVAVQASVFTREATEAVVRPAFEAASERAGHLTNVTKSNAQAHGMVFWDDVVAEVSEEYPDVAVERLLVDAASMDLIRRPDEFDVVVASNLFGDILTDIGGGISGSLGLAPSANIDPEGTYPSMFEPVHGSAFDIMGEGIANPLGTVLSVELLFDHLGEEAIAEALHGAVADQLADPSAPRTADIGGSATTVEVVDDLAARLVE
- a CDS encoding AIM24 family protein; its protein translation is MELSEFTRSNAPTEGGEGFRTENNRLLSVPVDGTVTIKAGSMIAYTGEMTFTGKSSAEGGLTGFVKDAVTSEGTPVMEAEGSGRLYVADQGKKVRILDLDADESISVNGTDVLAFESDVDYEIDTIGDISEVAAGGLTNVYLTGPGQVALSTHGDPVVMTPPVVTDPDATVAWSTDLSPSFATNKAFEIGQTSGEGIQMQFTGSTGFVVVQPYEEGGQHP
- a CDS encoding winged helix-turn-helix domain-containing protein; the protein is MAIPTWLYGDGSPDDRPPADDALDPSALTDATDVFEVLSDPTRASILAVLHGRSAPMSYTALREAAGVEDKGRFNYHLRRLDRLVRTADGAYALTARGERVVGSLLADGALLDAENSRSPRV
- a CDS encoding AzlC family ABC transporter permease; amino-acid sequence: MTADAADSPRSPAASEGSAVRFSAEGVRDGFVECVPVAFGVAGYGIVFGMLARRAGLRVAEAALMSATVLAGAAQLLAIELWETPLPVVAVIGTTLVVNLRYVLMGAALRPWFEGLSPAKAYGSVFFIADENWALTMGELTSGSRQGAYLLGSGLAVWAAWVLATVVGAVAGGLIGDPARYGLDFVLTAVFLAIAVGLWEGRSTLLPWLTALVVAVLSARYLPGRWYILLGGVAGCLVGVARVGE
- a CDS encoding AzlD family protein, whose product is MSLDPVVVAVVVGMAAVTYATKAGGLWVLGRVEVPERVETGLELLPGAIIVSIVGPELVDAGPPEWGAGAVVVAVMWRTGNVLLSLLGGVGAVLLLRTVT
- a CDS encoding potassium channel family protein; this translates as MAIRSRRTVYYLVLVVVTTALFTVTYNVGMAVWEGRPQPLYRSLEVVVQSFTTTGYGEDAPWRTPQMNLLAITMQLAGIGLILTAVDVFAVPWLRGTLAPTAPESVSGVSDHVVVCEHTPRTEAFITELDARDRAYVLVEADEETAGDLHEAGYRVVHGDPEATATLEGARLDAARALVADAADDTNASIVLSARETAPEVRVITLVDDASLARYHRAAGADEVLSPRQLLGRSLAERAPTPVTTDVDDGIPIGDDFELVELTVASESDLAGRPFGEVRLREGFGVNVIGAWVEGDFETPVSPSTTLAAGTRLLVTGEPERVTRLAEATATTVREFGPRRVVLAGYGDSGRAAAEALAGSGSALTVLDVEDEPAVDVVGDARDPDVLAAAGIEDAAALIVTVGDDTTAIFATLIARESNPDLHIVVRANEEADVQKLYRAGGDYVQSLATVSGRMLASTVFEDEEVLAYDKQVSVVRLPAGDLAGRTLAGADVRAVTGCTVVAVVRDGETITEVDPASFTVAPDDEVIIAGTDEATTRFEREFGG
- a CDS encoding PAS domain S-box protein, translating into MSNGGRVLYVGGDERTAVDRLADAVEGAEVREATTAEGALERVAEGSVDCVVSAYRLPDADGLDLLSRLREREPGLPFVLHPAEGSERLASAAVGADATDYVSEATDDGIVDAVTAALDGTAGGRRERGAARVADLVRTIQARLVRARTTEEIDRGVCEAIVDTEPYAFAWVGEYDRDDGRVVPRASAGFEAGYLEAIEITADEGSLGQGPTGTAVRERTLETVQNIPAEPTYEPWRADAVERTYRSSAAVPLVHEDRLYGVLNVYADRTGAFDEAENDLLRELGATIAHAFHRIRIQEQYESQYRELFEEAPVMVALTDDADGGPIVEDCNRRFAAKLGYSREELRGRPLTDVYTAEAAAKLADGGYERALAGEFVTAERTLRTRDGVRLETLLQATPRRDSNGDIVGTHALYVDMTERRRAKEVIDRAEAMEASMDGMAILTEDGEYRYANQAHADIYGYDDPEVFLGNTWRMNYEAEEIERFESTVLPLVADGEEWRGEATGVRADGSSFPQELSLSPLADGRYICVVRDATERRRYERRLERQRDNLEILNQVVRHDIRNDLQVVLGYAESLREAVDDERNDHVERVVTSARDAVEITETAGDVAEVMLTADTETKPVGLRYVLNDRIGEVRSAYQDAVLTTDGAIPDVEVRADDMLGSVFRNLLTNAIEHNDEPVPEVTVSASVDDAVTVRVADNGPGIRDERKGAIFEEGEKDLDSEGTGLGLYLVATLVDRYDGDIRVADNDPKGTVFTVELPVAE
- a CDS encoding DUF1684 domain-containing protein, which gives rise to MTDDYADRLREKRAEKDRAFAEDRTSPLPPEERDDFDGLDYFDPAPDYRVEATVTVHDDPEPVDMETSDDRTVRYLRVATLTFDLDGDTHTLHAYRQESAAGDELFVPFRDKTTGQQTYRGGRYMELAPDRDLTDGDRVPLDFNLAYTPFCAFSDAFSCPLPPEENWLETTVPAGERAP